The sequence below is a genomic window from Flagellimonas marinaquae.
GAATTACGGGGGTATTGTCTATCCCATTGGCCCGTTTCCAAATAAGTCTACCGTTGGCACCCAGTACCCGTTGCATAATATCCATGGGCATATCTTGAACGGTTTTTACTTGCCGTATGCCCAAATTTCGAAGGGTTTGATAGGTTTTATCGCCTACCATCGGAATTTTTTTGATGGAAAGTGGAGCCAAAAAAGGTTTTTCAAGGCCAAAATCTATTTTGAGCTGATTGTTGGGTTTGGCTTCGTTGGTCGCCACTTTGGAAACGACTTTGTTCACTGATAGCCCGAACGAAATGGGCAGTCCCGTTTCCCGAATGATTTTCTGCCGCATTTCCGTGGCATATTTGTAGCAGCCAAAAAAACGGTCCATGCCCGATAGATCGGCGTAAAACTCATCAATGCTCGATTTTTCGAAAACAGGTACATGTTCTTTGATAATCTCCGTGACCACATCCGAATATTTGCTGTAGGTGCCCGCATTGCCACGGATGACCACGGCTTCGGGACAAAGTTCCTTGGCCATTTTCATGGGCATGCCCGAATGGATTCCAAATCCACGGGTCTCATAGCTACAAGCAGCTACTACACCGCGGTCGCTGGTGCCGCCCACCAACAAGGGCTTGTTCTTAAGCTCTGTGTTGATGATGCGCTCCACGGATACATAAAATGTATCCAAGTCTAGATGCAAAATCGTCTTTTCCATTGTTCAGTTGAAGGAAAGCTAAATTATGGAAATAATCCTATAAAATGGAAATAATCCAAAAAATAAATATCAACAATACATGCTATTATTTTTTCCGAAAAATCATCATATCTTTGTCACGTTGTGTTGGATTCCAGTCGTGATGATTGGAATCAGGTTGAAGCATCAAAACCGATGCTCGCCAATGAAAGGCTTTCCTTTTGGAAGGCTTTTTTTGTTTGTGGTAATAAGAAAAGGATAAGTGCGGGTGCCACCTCGAGCGCAGTCGAGAGGCTCTGAATGCCAGTTTGGAGCTATATCAACTTCCAGAAATACTATGTGCTACATGGTGCACTAGTGAAGCGGCCAGTTTAGCCGTTTGTCCATCGATGTCGTATTTTGGATTCATCTCGGCAATATCCAAACTGATCAATTTGCCAGAACCGATAATGGTTTTTAAACACTCCAAAACTATGTATGGATTAAAGCCCATGGGCGAAGCTGCACTGACTCCGGGCGCGTAGGCCGCGGAAAAACCATCCAAGTCGATGGTCACATAAATGTGGTCCACATTTTTGGCAAAGGCATTGATCCAGGTTGTGATTTCCTCCAGTAAGGGAATTTGGAAGGTATCGTTCATCACATAGATGACATCAAGGTCCCTAGCCGTTTGGAACAGGTTTCTATCGTTGGCATCTTTTCGGATACCGAGACAGAGGTAATTAAAATCGATGCCTTCTTTCTCACAGTCCTTGGCTATCTGATAAAACGGAGTGCCGGAATTGCTCTGCTCCGTATTCTTTCGCAAATCAAAATGTGCATCAAAATTGATAATGCCGATGGTCTGTCCTTCTTTTTT
It includes:
- the dinB gene encoding DNA polymerase IV; amino-acid sequence: MEKTILHLDLDTFYVSVERIINTELKNKPLLVGGTSDRGVVAACSYETRGFGIHSGMPMKMAKELCPEAVVIRGNAGTYSKYSDVVTEIIKEHVPVFEKSSIDEFYADLSGMDRFFGCYKYATEMRQKIIRETGLPISFGLSVNKVVSKVATNEAKPNNQLKIDFGLEKPFLAPLSIKKIPMVGDKTYQTLRNLGIRQVKTVQDMPMDIMQRVLGANGRLIWKRANGIDNTPVIPFHDRKSISNERTFDKDTIDVIKLRGILIAMTENLAYQLRRGDKLTACVAVKIRYSDFNTYSKQSRIPYTSADHTLIPKILELFDSLYNKRMLVRLIGIRFSHLVSGNYQINLFEDTEETLNLYQAMDYVRNRFGCRSVVRASAMGAKTIGSMHNPFNGEPPVVLAHRKQ
- the hutG gene encoding formimidoylglutamase, with the translated sequence MKHYEPPKKDLWTGRISNKWLYLHEKVHCTPLEEIAEAQKKSIALLGYACDEGVRRNQGRVGTVNGPDTIKSSFGKMPNHLGSHVLLHDVGSITCDEGDMESAQMKLTEAVSLLLEKKQFPIVLGGGHDMAYGHYNGIKKYLDAKKEGQTIGIINFDAHFDLRKNTEQSNSGTPFYQIAKDCEKEGIDFNYLCLGIRKDANDRNLFQTARDLDVIYVMNDTFQIPLLEEITTWINAFAKNVDHIYVTIDLDGFSAAYAPGVSAASPMGFNPYIVLECLKTIIGSGKLISLDIAEMNPKYDIDGQTAKLAASLVHHVAHSISGS